From the Lathyrus oleraceus cultivar Zhongwan6 chromosome 3, CAAS_Psat_ZW6_1.0, whole genome shotgun sequence genome, the window ttttgatctagatctgaattttgtgttgttaatctgaaaaacagttagggttttggcTTATATAGGTCCTGTTAATCACCTtctaatcatgcttaagccaaatGTTAAGTCGATTAATCATTTAGGAGTGTAGGTGCAAATTTGCCTTTTTTACCcttatgcatgatatgcatgtgaacagtgcacgaaaattGCTCATTTCCACTTAAAAAAacattttggagccaatggtaaTGGTAGAATGTTTGAATGATGCACAAAATTTAaatttcatgttttccctccaaaaatcaagtgaattaccaaatgctcatgtgatgataatttgtgtaatgcaatgcatgttttggaaattagaggtcaaaagaagaacaatgcaaaaagagccatccaatttggagttttggttgagaagttatgcccatttgaagttccatgcatagtttgccatgttttgatcatatctccttaaccacagatgagaaattgatgatcttgaactttttggaaataggaaagagagatctacaactttcattttcaacaaaatttcatttgaagctttcttgatgatgtaatttgaagttgaagttaggctaaaacctttccatttttggcaagtttgaattataggtcactttctatttttggaaagttttgacctgactttaaattcttcaatgttgatgtttgaaatgtcaaatgagacttgtttgaacatgaatgaagtatttctaatcacttcccacctccaaatccacagttgacttggcagttgactttctaggtcttcagttgacctggcaatgttctgatgaaattcaagcctctaccacttgggattttgcttcaaaatggcttcatagctcatatgaactcttgataatgattatggggtccaaattctcaagaatggccaccatctattgctcaatgactgcctttgactgtcttgacctgtgattgcttcatctgcaagacaaaggttagatgacatatttttgtatttttggttagtggtaaaaaaaagaaaagcaatgatatacaaatgcaaaacatgcttggtgatcaagaatcactctcgataagataaccaacccacagggaaggaagcaaggtgcacaatgatccttgaggcaatgtgatgatatgatatgatgccatgagggatcttagggacaaaattggggtcttacaatgagGTTAAACTCTAAACTAACaatattttcttcttttttatgATTGCATGACTTTCCaattttttctcatttttttctttcaatattaaatttaagTAGAATAATTTAGCTACAACTTAGGTGAAAAATTAGTGTTAGCAATGCTTTAAAAGCCTATCTGCAACCGCAAAAATGGAGGCAAAACAGTACCGTCAAATATCTATACCCATATCGTTATTCGCCATTTTTATGTTAAAGAATAAATTGGAGTTAATTGACGATTGCAATTAATGTCACGACGAACTATACCGACCAAAATCGCAAAAGCTTTGCACTATCGCAGTCATTTTTTAAACCTTAATTGTTAACATTGTTTATGACATTCATAAACCTTTGTTCCTGCCATTACATTTTTCATGGCAGTCATATTAAGGTAAGATATCCCTTAACTAAtatgtttatgaaaagatttatATTTGATTCTTTGAACCATAAATCAGACCAAAACTAAGCAAATTATTTTATTGACATAACAATTTTTTTCGTTCCAGTTTCTTCGTTTGATTGATTTTTCAGACATATTTAATACATATTTATTCTAAGTAATTTGTATTTTTATATTATTGCAAACATTGATGAAGAAAGATATAATAAATTGTCTCTATAGATTAAGCATGGAAAAGaagagaaaataaaaattaacTATCTCTCTACATAAAAGCATTCACTATCAgacaaaatttgaaaaaaaaattcaaaagttaaGAATAAATGGATAAGCACATAACTTTATAAAGAATGAGAAATGCTTCTCTAATCCCTCATAGACTCCAACATAAAAAAATCAACAAAATACCATTTAATCTAAACACAAAAATCACAGTAGAGTAAAATAGTAAGTACAAAATGCCAACAACTTAAATAAGGCTCTGATGAAGTCTCCAAAGAGCATATAAGCATCTTGTTAAATTTTCCTGTTCTAAAAGATTTGATAAGGCATGACTTGAATAAAGACCTTAAATTATAATATGAAGAcaattaattattaaaattaacactAGTATAAATATAAGCAAAAGTAGTAACATTAGAAAAAACTATTACCTCTTAATCAACCAACAATAAAGAAGTTTCAAAATAGAGTTTGAAAACTGAATTtatcacctaaaaatcataaGTATGTTGTTAGTGAATCAAATTAACATGATAAAAAAATGAGAAGACATGTACATGTAATTTTAAGATACCTTGTTTGATTTAAATTTGGACATTTAGGCTTAGTATGACCCCTTTTCATGCAATAACTACAAGTAGAGAAACCTTTTCTGACCATCTCCAAACTGCTTTTCATTCGCAAAGTCCGCGGACGTCCTTTAGTTGCTATAAGTGGAGGATCATGCAAAGCTATATTAACATCAAATACTTTTGGCATATATTCAGATGTTGAATCAACAAACTTCTTATTTGACCCTTCAATATCCAATAAATCAAGTTTTGCAATCCCATATTGCAAACTTTAAATTGCAATATCGTGATGTTTTTCGGATTGTGAACCCTCTTTCTGATAGTTCGATGGAGTGAACCATAATACTATTAAACAATAAAGTGTCAGAAGTGTTGTTGCTTCCTTCTTGAAATCCTTCAATTGTCACTTCTTTTACCTTTTCTTTTTTAGCATTAATAGACCATCTATGTAAAACATATTGTGAAGGGAGACAATAAACTTTTTTCTTTATGAATACACATAATACATGTCTACAAAGAATACATGAATATTCAAACATGTGACAACTACAATTTGTTTCTTTTGAAGTGACATGAAAATTCACATAGTAGATAGGCTTCTCTTTGTAAATTTCACGAACTTTATACGTTGAGACTTCAATAGAAAACTTAACCTTTTCTGTGATAAATAATTGAGAACCAACCAACTCATCTTGAAATATTATAAACATTTTTCTTGTATAAATTTTTGAAGTTTTTTCTTCCATGGAATATAAAGTTCGTAAAAGTGGCTTTAAATTTCTTGTTTTGAAAGTCTTCTCTCTTTCCTTGTTGTTACGTGCATCAAGAGCTTTTTCATATTGTGTCACAAATTGGCTTAATGAAGTACTTGAATTCAAAAAATCCTTAAAATATTTATTCATACTTTCACTCCTTTGAGTGGTAGACATTCCTGCATAAAAATTATGACGTACATAAGCAGGAATCCATTTTTCTCGAATGGAGAATATCTTGTTTAGCCATTGATTATCTTGTAATCCATATTTATCAATCATTGCTTCCCAATCAGAATCAAATTCTTCAACAGTGGTAGATTGGTGGATGCACTTgtaaaattgatttttaaattcACCATATTCGTGATAGACACGATTCAAGTACTCGGGAACTTTTTTCTCAATATGCCACATGCAATAATGATGATTAACCTTTGGAAATACCTTTGCAACTGCATTACTAATAGCACCATCTTGATCTGTGATGATAGTTTTAGGAGAAATTCCACCCATTGCTTCTAACCAAGTACTTAGCAACCAAAAAAAACTCTCTATAGTTTCATCCCATAATAGAGCACAACCAAAAAGAATGGATTGTTAATGATGATTAACTCTTGTGAATGGAACAAAAGGCATTTTATATTTATTTGTCAAATACGTCGAATCAAAAGTAACAACATCACCAGAGTATTTATATGCCATTTTGGATCTTGAATCAACCCAATATCCCTAAGTATTTATAACTTTAAAAAATTTGTATCAATTAATATCAAAGTATTTATATCaattaatctctctctctctctctctctctatctatctatctatatatatatatatatatatatatatatatatatatatatatatatatatatatatatatatatatatatatatatatatatatatatatatatatatatatatatatatatttccatttttgttgttgttatatATAGAGTTTTTAGTAAAATATGACAATATTAAAACTATAATAAAATATGGTTACAGAATCGAAATAAAActataataaaataaaatataaaaacaatattaacaatatatatatatatatatatatatatatatatatatatatatatatatatatatatattaatatatatatatatatatatatatatatatatatatatatatatatatatatttccatttttgttgttgttatatATAGAGTTTTTAGTAAAATATGGTTACAGAATCGAAATAAAActataataaaataaaatatgaaaacaatattaacaatatatatatatatatatatatatatatatatatatatatatatatatatatatatatatatatatatatatatatatatatatatatatattgttaatattgttttcatattttattttattatagTTTTATTTCGATTCTGTAACCATGCATATTCATTGTGGGTAACGCGTGTGTGTTGTGTTTAcctttttattttttgattattttgaGTTGATGTGAAAAATGTGACACAACTGTAATAATAATAATGTGCTTGGTTATTGCTTTATTTGTCGTTGCGATCTTGGAGTTAAAATTCAATTTAGCTTTTGAAAATCGCTTGGACACATAGATTGTTGTTCAacttcttatagagtgattctTACATGAATCCACTCTAAGTTAGCTTAGAGTTAAATTTAATCTGCTCTCGATTTCGGTTGACTTTCGGTCccatggcttactcttgggccttcttacaatgagctaTTTTCTTTTTGAGTGCTCAGATTTACTCGTCTACATTTCAGTTACCCTTAAGtcatttcaaaccattttcataattaaacctgaagaaaaagattaccctggatggaatattcagtcgtaatcccgaatattaggcctAAGTTGTAAGAGTTTGTAAGCCCTATGTATGCGTTTtttcttcaaaatatttgtaaatattcaaacgtattttcctcaataaaatctgaagaaaaagattaccctggatggaatatccagtcgtaatcccgaatattaggctcaagttgtaagaacttgtaagccctatgtattcgtcttctcttcaaaatacttgtaaatattcaaacgttttttctcaataaaattgaaagaaaaagattacctgggcgaaaggtccagacgtagtcccgagtattagacccagGTTGTAAGAGCTCgcaagtcataaatattcgtctttcaagcccaaaaatgcattcaaccaatcaaactcttttttcgccgccgtgcgattgatctttaaaaaccttttcataaacgaaagacatcttgttttaaggtgatgtaaagcaatgcttcatccataattgttgagttgagataagtgatgtttttccgaatgttgatttgcaaATCCATTTGATGTGATGTATACATCCGCTCCTCgtctgttttgggtaaaacaatgtttctcgtcgattaatacaagatagctttcgctaaaatcgaccaacaaacaaacattttctatccagaactacgtaagcattgaattctctattgcatccagagatacgtaggagcgggatttgtaaatcttgtcaggcccattaataaaaaaacttaggtttagtccccttcgttaaaaatccaaaaacattcttctctctctattctttctttccctcctaataacttgagaagcctaacatttctaagctaacactgacgcacacaattaacctaatggttcccgttgagtacaacagacgtgaggggtgccaataccttccccttgcgtaatcgactcctgaaccctgaTTTGGTTACAACGAtcataatcattgtcgttctttcttgggttttattgatatttcccctttcctttttaggaataaatatatgttcggtggcgactctgttcagtccatcatgcgagcgtaCGATTGTGCTCCGttaagtcgtgttctcatttttcgaggtgcgacagatggcgactctgctggggaaagacatgATTTCtctaagtgagtcaagcctagttaggttgtttgtttacctttgtttgtttacttgtaTGGCTTTTCTTGCTTTTGCTATATTTATTGTCATATTAATATAATTTGTTGCAAACCTTCcattatgctttggtacttggatactctgattaCAAACCTTGTGGAAaagactctctacccgagtctcgagtaaaaacataagataggacgaggttgagtagtgcgggtctgcgagatgaatttctcgttgggtcagTACGAGaatctcacttagagtagatcctttgGAGGATGTTGTTGCCCGACAAGTAAGTTTTCAtaagcttcgatattttcatctggatccatgactctaaggaccatttgtagaaccttaatcctttggtaaactaggaaagatggttgcgtagtgtgggtccgcgagatgaatttctcgttggattgatgtgagaacctcacttagagtagattctttgcATGGAGTTGACGCCCGACAAGTAACTTGCCGCAGGCAGCAAACAATCTTgtggatccatgactctgggaacctttgtaaccctagaccatacctggtgagaacctattcttggaaagtaattagattcatcagtacctcatACTTTTGAACCTGTGTATTGAAAGGAAAACACAAATATacatggcttgcattgcattcattcgcattccattgcatctgcatctcatcagaatgcatgtcattttccagacaaaataaAAAAGACACATCATCAGCAAAGTGATTCCcaacacgcgtttagaacaaagaaccatgtcttaggagatgatggacgagctaaggaaaagtcaaAAAGCATTGAAGAaggaactcaatcttttgaagagccaaatgagatgggtcgtggaaaccctgcaagccttattgagaaaagagggtcatcCCATACCTATTGTTGCAACAGAGGGAGCTACTGCTCCACATCCATCTGGTATTACCCCAAGTCAATGGAAATTCTAGTTGGCAACTCCTCATCTACCGGTATATGGCCCTCCCTCAAGATGTCATCATTAACATCCTCTagctattcctcctcaaaatcaccgaagtcaggtttggaacaaaaatcagaatcagaacagGGGGAACAAAGATCACAACGACCCAGTGCCATATAGCAATCTCTACTCGCTAttgatccagaatgctttggtgacaATCCAAATGTACAATCCAAATGaaacatgtgaattccataaaggggtggtgtgacatgacctagattcttgcttaGCACTGAAAGCCTTAGTACGagaactgattaacaaaaagaacttagtctttgaagaagatcacccgaaggtcaagttcggataccatactggaacaatggggcactccatcgaggaatgcaagacTTTTAAGttcaagctgcaaagattgattgacattaggtcaccaacactcaaggaggaaagctcaggtacatatatcttgatttctgggccaAGTAGTGAGAAAGGCAAATGACCcctgaaacccctcaaggttttgtaccacaaggaagaggtCAATGATGTGGCTAACGAGATCTCATCgtttcctcccactgattcctttaGAAATAAAATCCGTTTCTAGGAAgactccagttcgagcgacaaacactttgccctcagaaggattatagaagtaataccctcttgtttctttaggatatcccacaaataagcatttgtcatatttgggctcaagcttagttgaaattttttgtttcacataaacttcgcaatCCCAAATCTTCATATAAGACATAtatggtttcttaccactccatatctcatatggtgtcttctcaacctttttggatggaacacggttaagtgtgtaagttgctttcaatagtgcatgtccccaaaaggagtttggaatatcggcatgactcatcatggatcggactATGTCCaacaaggttcaatttcttctctcagatacaccgttccattggggtgttccaggaggagtaagttgggatagaatcccacactctttcatatggtcatcaaactctagtcttaaatattcaccacctcgatttgatcaaagagttttaatattcttacctagttatttttgtacttcattcttgaatttcttgaacttttcaaaggaatttgatttgtgtttcattaaatacacataaatatatctactgaaatcatcagtaaatgtgatgaagtactgaaaacctcctctggctggtatgttcagtggtccacatacatcagtatgtatgagggccaaaagatcattagctctctcaccttttcatgtgaatggagactttgtcatctt encodes:
- the LOC127128815 gene encoding protein FAR1-RELATED SEQUENCE 5, with translation MGGISPKTIITDQDGAISNAVAKVFPKVNHHYCMWHIEKKVPEYLNRVYHEYGEFKNQFYKCIHQSTTVEEFDSDWEAMIDKYGLQDNQWLNKIFSIREKWIPAYVRHNFYAGMSTTQRSESMNKYFKDFLNSSTSLSQFVTQYEKALDARNNKEREKTFKTRNLKPLLRTLYSMEEKTSKIYTRKMFIIFQDELVGSQLFITEKVKFSIEVSTYKVREIYKEKPIYYVNFHVTSKETNCSCHMFEYSCILCRHVLCVFIKKKVYCLPSQYVLHRWSINAKKEKVKEVTIEGFQEGSNNTSDTLLFNSIMVHSIELSERGFTIRKTSRYCNLKFAIWDCKT